The Candidatus Hydrogenedens sp. genome includes a window with the following:
- a CDS encoding glycosyltransferase: MLSRYPDVSVLLVGENLSAYLPTWFIHLELQEFPLSQMEWIIIDVGSTQKVDDQIHSLIKGSPLKVRYIHDSSNSEIEAWNLGFREAEGKWILCSQFDVLPSSNWVQRHVHIQRINNDKACVSGSLIPHPRLSSRSITRWFLPEDVLFPIPKPIKPTPFHFSLANMSFPKEMILHIGGLNKFFSFPDFSEVELAQRLQDADVPLQIDEQALCWIWTGSSYFNICKYHYRRGYSMGCFMRIFPNSYEVIEHYRLYQPLYTRIFNSLVVPYYHQICKKFPEDSRTLNYAYRRVFRYFRHRGFQDAINREEPQIDIISP, encoded by the coding sequence ATGTTGTCCAGATATCCAGATGTCAGTGTTTTACTTGTTGGCGAAAACTTATCAGCATATTTGCCTACTTGGTTTATACATCTTGAGCTTCAAGAGTTCCCATTATCCCAAATGGAATGGATTATTATCGATGTAGGTTCGACTCAAAAAGTGGATGACCAAATACACTCGCTAATTAAAGGCTCTCCACTCAAAGTACGTTATATTCATGATTCGAGCAATTCTGAAATTGAAGCATGGAATTTAGGTTTTCGAGAGGCTGAGGGGAAATGGATACTTTGTAGTCAATTTGATGTGTTACCTTCGTCGAATTGGGTTCAACGACATGTTCACATACAACGGATAAATAACGACAAGGCATGTGTGAGTGGGTCTTTAATTCCCCATCCTCGCCTATCATCACGAAGTATTACCCGATGGTTTCTTCCTGAAGATGTCCTTTTCCCAATTCCAAAACCTATTAAGCCCACCCCGTTTCATTTTTCATTAGCAAATATGAGTTTTCCAAAAGAAATGATTCTTCATATTGGTGGATTAAATAAATTCTTTTCATTTCCCGACTTTTCAGAAGTTGAATTGGCTCAGAGATTGCAAGATGCAGATGTTCCACTTCAGATTGATGAGCAAGCACTCTGTTGGATTTGGACAGGGAGTAGTTATTTTAATATATGTAAATATCATTATCGGCGAGGCTATTCGATGGGATGTTTCATGCGAATATTTCCGAACAGTTATGAAGTGATTGAACATTACAGGTTATATCAACCTCTTTATACTCGTATATTTAATTCTTTAGTCGTTCCCTATTATCATCAAATTTGCAAAAAATTTCCAGAGGATTCGAGAACCCTAAACTATGCATATCGTCGTGTATTTAGATATTTCAGGCATCGTGGTTTCCAAGATGCTATAAACAGAGAAGAACCTCAAATTGATATAATATCTCCGTAA
- the ubiE gene encoding bifunctional demethylmenaquinone methyltransferase/2-methoxy-6-polyprenyl-1,4-benzoquinol methylase UbiE, which yields MAESNKEKDCKKELQLREQGKIYLLFNKIADRYDITNRFLSFGQDSKWRNELIRHIQIPENTQTFYILDLATGTGEILKAYRRQYPDNGFIIGIDLAENMLRGAQEKFCQEKNKLWLFSIMDATQLGISTNSVDVVTIAFGIRNVSEIQTALQEIYRVLKPGGQLLILEFGLPQKGLWRKIYLFYLRHILPCLGGLWTNCSPAYQYLSQTICDFPSHNHFLQILNKEGFIQTQWIEFNRGAVLLYLAQKAKS from the coding sequence ATGGCAGAATCAAATAAAGAAAAAGACTGCAAAAAGGAATTACAATTAAGAGAACAGGGGAAAATTTACCTATTATTTAATAAAATTGCCGATAGATATGACATTACCAATCGTTTTTTATCATTTGGTCAAGATTCTAAGTGGCGAAATGAACTAATTAGACACATCCAAATACCAGAAAATACACAAACATTTTATATCTTAGACCTTGCAACAGGCACGGGAGAAATACTAAAAGCGTACCGTAGACAATATCCAGATAATGGTTTTATTATCGGGATTGACCTTGCTGAAAATATGTTAAGAGGCGCACAAGAAAAATTTTGTCAAGAGAAAAATAAGCTCTGGTTATTCTCAATTATGGATGCAACTCAATTAGGCATCAGTACTAATTCCGTGGATGTAGTAACAATTGCGTTTGGTATTCGGAACGTATCAGAAATTCAGACAGCATTACAAGAAATCTATCGGGTATTAAAACCTGGAGGACAATTACTTATTCTCGAATTTGGCTTGCCACAAAAAGGTTTATGGCGAAAAATCTATTTGTTTTATCTACGGCATATTCTTCCATGTTTAGGTGGATTATGGACAAATTGCTCTCCAGCATATCAATATCTAAGCCAAACCATCTGTGATTTTCCATCCCATAATCATTTTTTGCAGATATTAAATAAGGAAGGGTTTATTCAAACTCAATGGATTGAATTTAACAGAGGAGCAGTACTTCTCTATTTGGCACAGAAAGCAAAATCATGA
- a CDS encoding MFS transporter, translated as MAGVPLKSKIAFGMGGIALTLPDMVFTQWIFMRYVPNEERALMSASVFGAIFLTARVCGAIAEPLIGHWSDSCRTRWGRRLPFIRFGLIPLIIFFFLMWHPPITAPIWTKVIYAYLIIQIYLLFYPGVLTPYLSLLTELGEGSMDRVGLMTAQGVFVMLGSVVFALVGVVLNKYGWTVMAILVALLTFLSLLPIAITGKERTLPSEEHKKVSFIQSAIWVLKSRSFLHLVLATSFYFLAFTCIVMSLPFWVKVYLCKGEEVVTYLMLPLLMMTMCLFVFVGKVVGRYGKYRVFAMTLLLASLGLLLLSGVGYYPIGSPLIHLFCVIIWMGIPVAGLAVLPFAILTDVIDEDEQKTGTRRDAIFFAIQGTIQKIFIGMSGGVFSILAYWGNGSNVTEQGLRFVALAGGLSAFIGFVIFLGYPLKNVDIKPSS; from the coding sequence ATGGCGGGTGTTCCATTAAAATCAAAAATAGCATTCGGTATGGGTGGTATCGCTTTAACCCTTCCTGATATGGTTTTCACACAATGGATATTTATGCGGTATGTACCCAATGAAGAACGAGCGTTGATGTCCGCATCTGTGTTTGGTGCTATTTTTTTAACAGCACGTGTATGTGGTGCCATTGCAGAACCATTAATTGGACACTGGAGTGATTCCTGCCGAACACGATGGGGACGACGCCTACCCTTTATTCGCTTTGGGTTAATCCCCCTCATCATTTTCTTTTTCCTCATGTGGCACCCACCAATAACTGCACCTATATGGACAAAGGTCATATATGCCTATCTGATAATACAAATCTATTTGCTTTTCTATCCAGGGGTGTTAACTCCTTACCTGTCATTATTAACTGAATTAGGTGAAGGGAGTATGGACAGGGTTGGCTTGATGACGGCCCAGGGTGTGTTTGTCATGTTAGGTAGTGTCGTGTTTGCACTCGTTGGCGTGGTATTAAACAAATATGGCTGGACAGTGATGGCTATCTTGGTTGCCCTTCTAACATTTTTATCCCTCCTTCCCATTGCAATTACAGGGAAAGAACGGACGCTACCATCGGAAGAACATAAAAAAGTCTCCTTCATTCAGTCTGCTATCTGGGTCTTGAAAAGCCGTTCCTTCCTTCATTTAGTACTTGCAACATCGTTCTACTTTCTCGCATTTACATGCATCGTGATGAGTTTACCTTTCTGGGTAAAAGTATATTTATGCAAAGGAGAAGAGGTCGTTACATATTTAATGTTGCCACTACTGATGATGACCATGTGCCTCTTTGTTTTTGTTGGGAAAGTGGTCGGACGTTATGGTAAATATCGCGTATTTGCTATGACTTTATTATTAGCAAGTTTAGGCTTACTCCTACTTTCGGGTGTAGGTTATTATCCCATAGGTAGCCCGTTGATTCATTTGTTTTGTGTGATAATATGGATGGGTATTCCTGTGGCAGGGTTGGCTGTTTTACCTTTTGCCATTCTAACAGATGTGATTGATGAAGATGAACAGAAAACAGGGACACGACGCGACGCCATCTTCTTCGCCATTCAAGGAACTATCCAGAAAATATTTATTGGTATGTCTGGCGGTGTATTTTCCATCCTTGCCTATTGGGGTAATGGAAGCAATGTAACAGAACAAGGGCTACGATTTGTTGCTTTAGCAGGTGGATTAAGTGCCTTTATTGGGTTTGTTATTTTCCTTGGTTATCCACTAAAAAATGTTGACATAAAACCTTCTTCATAA